In a single window of the Allobranchiibius huperziae genome:
- the nuoI gene encoding NADH-quinone oxidoreductase subunit NuoI: MADKKTHGAHASAPPSKPERPGIFAGVAGFGVTFSTMFRKVATEEYPEEKRPTQPRFHGRHQLNRHPDGLEKCVGCELCAWACPADAILVEGANNVDATGERFSPGERYGRVYQINYLRCIFCGLCIEACPTRALTMTNEYELADNNRADLIFTKDQLLAPIQQGMLPAPHPMVEGMEERDYYQGKVDGATPAQRDWVEQNADHHAAARQDEFDPATRDEGTPSESGSVTGEPNVAFEDRGPDQTHGPGGGPRRPVAQGGPDKGPDGDGPMDRALLDSETKK, encoded by the coding sequence GTGGCTGACAAGAAGACCCACGGCGCGCACGCGAGCGCGCCGCCCTCCAAGCCCGAGCGGCCCGGCATCTTCGCCGGGGTCGCCGGTTTCGGTGTCACCTTCTCGACGATGTTCCGCAAGGTGGCGACCGAGGAGTACCCCGAGGAGAAGCGGCCCACCCAGCCGCGCTTCCACGGCCGCCACCAGCTGAACAGGCACCCGGACGGGCTGGAGAAGTGCGTCGGCTGCGAGCTGTGCGCCTGGGCCTGCCCGGCGGACGCGATCCTCGTCGAGGGCGCGAACAACGTGGACGCCACGGGGGAGCGCTTCTCACCCGGCGAGCGGTACGGCCGCGTCTACCAGATCAACTACCTGCGCTGCATCTTCTGCGGGCTGTGCATCGAGGCGTGCCCGACGCGCGCGCTCACGATGACCAACGAGTACGAACTGGCCGACAACAACCGCGCCGACCTGATCTTCACCAAGGACCAGCTCCTCGCCCCGATCCAGCAGGGGATGCTGCCCGCGCCCCACCCGATGGTCGAGGGCATGGAGGAGCGCGACTACTACCAGGGCAAGGTCGACGGGGCCACCCCCGCGCAGCGCGACTGGGTCGAGCAGAACGCCGACCACCACGCCGCCGCCCGGCAGGACGAGTTCGACCCGGCGACGCGCGACGAGGGCACCCCCTCGGAGTCCGGCTCCGTCACCGGCGAGCCCAACGTCGCGTTCGAGGACCGCGGGCCCGACCAGACCCACGGTCCGGGGGGCGGACCGCGTCGGCCGGTGGCTCAGGGCGGACCCGACAAGGGACCGGACGGCGACGGTCCGATGGACCGCGCCCTGCTCGACTCGGAGACCAAGAAATGA
- the nuoL gene encoding NADH-quinone oxidoreductase subunit L produces MLSLVGSLPSSDPGAVTTAATGINQYAWLVIALPLLGAALLMVGGKALDKVGPLLAVCLSGASFVLGLIMLLHTRGMSTQDRGLKSDVHLFDWIDTSSLHLAAGLRVDQLSLTFVMLITFVGTLIHVYSLGYMEHDPDRRRFFAYLNLFVAAMLTLVLADSFVGLFVGWEGVGLASYLLIGFWNWNPAYATAANKAFVVNRVGDLGMLLALFTMYLTFGRLDFNGVFAAAPHASQTSLTWMGLFLLVGACGKSAQFPLQSWLGDAMAGPTPVSALIHAATMVTAGVYLIVRSHVIFDAAPNARLAVCIVGAITLMFGAIVGCAKDDMKKALAASTMSQIGYMILAAGLGPVGYVFAIFHLLTHGFFKAGMFLGAGSVMHGMNDQVDMRRFGGLSAVMRITWVTFGLGFLAIIGFPLLSGFWSKDKIIEAAFVGDGWRPWVFGLTALIAAGITAFYMSRLFFMVFHGKRRWTDDVHPHESPLTMTVPMMILAVGSAFLGLILGPTGIIQHWLEPVTGHTEGDPKIPSALLMVITFLLVAAGVALAWLRYWRDEVPVTPPVGSLVTQAARRDLGQDDLNEAVFQRPGLYLTRALVFADNRGVDGASGGLAAAIGGTSARVKRAQNGFVRSYALTMLVGVVAILGVVWVVQ; encoded by the coding sequence TTGCTGTCCTTGGTGGGGAGTCTTCCCTCGTCCGATCCCGGCGCGGTCACAACCGCCGCCACCGGGATCAACCAGTACGCGTGGCTGGTCATCGCGCTGCCGCTGCTCGGTGCCGCTCTGCTGATGGTCGGCGGCAAGGCGCTGGACAAGGTCGGACCGCTGCTCGCGGTCTGCCTGTCCGGGGCCTCGTTCGTGCTCGGCCTGATCATGCTGCTGCACACCCGCGGCATGTCGACGCAGGACCGCGGGCTGAAGAGCGACGTGCACCTCTTCGACTGGATCGACACCAGCTCGCTGCATCTCGCGGCCGGGTTGCGCGTCGACCAGCTGTCGCTGACCTTCGTCATGCTGATCACCTTCGTCGGCACGTTGATCCACGTGTACTCCCTGGGCTACATGGAGCACGATCCGGATCGCCGCAGGTTCTTCGCCTACCTGAACCTGTTCGTCGCCGCGATGCTGACGCTGGTGCTGGCGGACTCCTTCGTGGGCCTCTTCGTCGGCTGGGAGGGCGTCGGCCTCGCGTCGTACCTGCTCATCGGCTTCTGGAACTGGAACCCGGCCTACGCCACGGCCGCCAACAAGGCGTTCGTGGTCAACCGCGTCGGTGACCTCGGCATGCTGCTGGCGCTCTTCACGATGTACCTGACCTTCGGTCGGCTCGACTTCAACGGCGTCTTCGCCGCGGCGCCGCACGCCAGCCAGACCTCGCTGACCTGGATGGGCCTCTTCCTGCTCGTCGGGGCGTGCGGCAAGTCCGCGCAGTTCCCGCTGCAGTCCTGGCTGGGCGACGCGATGGCAGGCCCCACGCCGGTGTCCGCGCTGATCCACGCCGCGACGATGGTCACCGCCGGCGTCTACCTGATCGTGCGCAGCCACGTCATCTTCGACGCGGCGCCGAACGCGCGCCTCGCGGTCTGCATCGTCGGGGCGATCACGCTGATGTTCGGTGCGATCGTCGGGTGCGCCAAGGACGACATGAAGAAGGCGCTCGCCGCCTCCACGATGAGCCAGATCGGCTACATGATCCTGGCCGCCGGGCTCGGCCCGGTCGGCTACGTCTTCGCGATCTTCCACCTGTTGACCCACGGCTTCTTCAAGGCCGGCATGTTCCTCGGCGCCGGATCGGTGATGCACGGGATGAACGACCAGGTCGACATGCGCCGCTTCGGCGGACTGTCAGCGGTCATGAGGATCACCTGGGTGACCTTCGGGCTCGGCTTCCTCGCGATCATCGGCTTCCCGCTGCTGTCGGGGTTCTGGTCGAAGGACAAGATCATCGAAGCGGCATTCGTCGGAGACGGCTGGCGCCCCTGGGTGTTCGGCCTCACGGCGTTGATCGCCGCCGGCATCACCGCGTTCTACATGTCGCGGCTGTTCTTCATGGTCTTCCACGGCAAGCGCCGCTGGACCGACGACGTGCACCCGCACGAGTCCCCGCTGACGATGACCGTCCCGATGATGATCCTGGCCGTCGGGTCGGCGTTCCTCGGCCTCATCCTCGGACCGACCGGCATCATCCAGCACTGGCTGGAGCCGGTCACCGGCCACACCGAAGGAGACCCCAAGATCCCCTCCGCCCTGTTGATGGTGATCACCTTCCTGCTGGTCGCGGCCGGTGTCGCGCTCGCCTGGTTGCGCTACTGGCGTGACGAGGTGCCGGTCACTCCACCGGTCGGGTCGCTCGTGACCCAGGCCGCGCGGCGCGACCTCGGCCAGGACGACCTCAACGAGGCGGTGTTCCAGCGCCCGGGCCTGTACCTGACGCGCGCTCTGGTCTTCGCAGACAACCGCGGCGTCGACGGCGCCTCGGGTGGTCTGGCGGCCGCGATCGGTGGTACGTCGGCCCGGGTCAAGCGGGCACAGAACGGTTTTGTGCGGTCGTACGCCCTCACCATGCTGGTGGGCGTCGTCGCGATCCTCGGTGTGGTCTGGGTGGTGCAGTGA
- the nuoH gene encoding NADH-quinone oxidoreductase subunit NuoH, protein MTQLGHLSGLAAATGTPAADFSDTPWWLSLIKAVLLFVFLLVQTLLVIWFERRVIGRMQQRPGPNRVGPFGLLQTLADGVKLALKEDLTPKNADKLMFIIAPIIAGAMAFVSFAIIPVSGNVWMFGHYTPLQLTDTPVAVLLVLAVAGVGVYGIVLAGWSSGSTYPLLGGLRSSAQVISYEIAMGLALVAVFLYAGSMSTSQIVLAQGHGVWYIIPAFFSFIIYVVTMVGETNRLPFDLAEGEGELTGGFHTEYSSLKFAMFFLGEYVNMFTVSALATTLFLGGWQAPPGIAAIDGGLFNHGWWGVLWFVVKLWIFMFFFVWLRGSLPRVRYDQFMKLGWKLMIPSTLVWVVVIAFIRASNAGFLGETQVSLFGRNIHRATLIVIAATAVLVLAAAWIWDAGAARRQEAADRTQVPDEVDPFAGGHPVPPLPGQRLVEPMPVLTAASGPRVTRESSREDDVRQKEPRG, encoded by the coding sequence ATGACGCAGCTGGGTCATCTCTCGGGTCTGGCGGCCGCCACCGGCACGCCGGCCGCGGACTTCAGCGACACGCCCTGGTGGCTGTCGCTGATCAAGGCGGTGCTGCTCTTCGTCTTCCTGCTCGTCCAGACGCTGCTGGTGATCTGGTTCGAACGACGCGTCATCGGCCGCATGCAGCAGCGCCCCGGCCCCAACCGGGTCGGCCCGTTCGGGTTGCTGCAGACGCTGGCGGACGGGGTGAAGCTGGCCCTCAAGGAGGACCTGACCCCCAAGAACGCCGACAAGCTGATGTTCATCATCGCGCCGATCATCGCCGGCGCCATGGCGTTCGTCTCGTTCGCGATCATCCCGGTCTCGGGCAACGTGTGGATGTTCGGCCACTACACGCCGCTGCAGCTGACCGACACCCCCGTCGCGGTGCTGCTGGTGCTCGCGGTCGCCGGCGTCGGCGTCTACGGCATCGTGCTCGCCGGTTGGTCCAGCGGCTCGACCTACCCCCTGCTCGGCGGGCTGCGCTCGAGCGCCCAGGTGATCTCGTACGAGATCGCCATGGGCCTGGCGCTCGTCGCGGTCTTCCTCTACGCGGGCTCGATGTCGACCAGCCAGATCGTCCTGGCCCAGGGCCACGGGGTCTGGTACATCATCCCGGCGTTCTTCTCCTTCATCATCTACGTGGTGACGATGGTCGGCGAGACCAACCGACTGCCGTTCGACCTCGCCGAGGGCGAGGGCGAGCTCACCGGTGGTTTCCACACCGAGTACTCCTCGCTGAAGTTCGCGATGTTCTTCCTCGGCGAGTACGTCAACATGTTCACCGTCTCCGCGCTCGCCACCACCCTCTTCCTGGGCGGCTGGCAGGCCCCTCCGGGGATCGCGGCCATCGACGGCGGCCTGTTCAACCACGGCTGGTGGGGCGTCCTCTGGTTCGTCGTCAAGCTGTGGATCTTCATGTTCTTCTTCGTGTGGCTGCGCGGCTCCCTGCCGCGGGTGCGCTACGACCAGTTCATGAAGCTGGGCTGGAAGCTGATGATCCCGAGCACCCTGGTCTGGGTGGTCGTCATCGCCTTCATCCGCGCCTCGAACGCCGGTTTCCTCGGTGAGACGCAGGTGAGCCTGTTCGGCCGCAACATCCACCGCGCGACCCTGATCGTGATCGCGGCGACCGCCGTGCTCGTGCTCGCGGCGGCGTGGATCTGGGACGCAGGCGCCGCACGACGGCAGGAAGCCGCCGACCGTACGCAGGTGCCCGACGAGGTCGACCCGTTCGCGGGTGGACACCCGGTGCCACCGCTCCCCGGGCAGCGCCTGGTCGAGCCGATGCCTGTCCTCACCGCCGCGTCCGGCCCCCGGGTGACGCGCGAGTCCAGCCGAGAAGACGACGTACGTCAGAAGGAACCCCGTGGCTGA
- the nuoK gene encoding NADH-quinone oxidoreductase subunit NuoK produces MSVEVYLYLSVVLFSIGSATVLLRRNAIIVFMGVELMLNAANLMFVTFARMYGSLEGQVIALFVMVVAAAEVVVGLAIIMSIFRARRSASVDDANLLKL; encoded by the coding sequence ATGAGCGTGGAGGTCTACCTCTACCTGTCGGTGGTGCTCTTCAGCATCGGCTCCGCCACGGTGCTGCTGCGGCGTAACGCCATCATCGTCTTCATGGGCGTGGAGCTGATGCTCAACGCCGCCAACCTGATGTTCGTGACCTTCGCCCGGATGTACGGCTCGCTGGAGGGTCAGGTCATCGCGTTGTTCGTGATGGTCGTGGCCGCCGCCGAGGTCGTCGTCGGTCTGGCGATCATCATGTCCATCTTCCGTGCTCGCCGGTCGGCCTCGGTCGACGACGCGAACCTGTTGAAGTTGTAA
- a CDS encoding NADH-quinone oxidoreductase subunit G — MTTLTSPAGGGNAVDKGGNASPAPTAPDAVSLTVDGVPVSVPKGTLVIRAAEQVGIQVPRFCDHPLLDPVGACRQCLVDVSTKGPDGSMRPMPKPQASCTLEATEGMAVQTQHTSQVADKAQQGVMELLLINHPLDCPVCDKGGECPLQNQAISNGRPRSRFDDVKRTYPKPINISSQVLLDRERCVLCARCTRFSDQIAGDPFIALIERGALQQVGIYEEKPFESYFSGNTVQICPVGALTGAAYRFRSRPFDLVSTPSVCEHCASGCATRTDTRRGHVLRRMALLNPAVNEEWNCDKGRWAFTYADAADRLQSPLVRGADGELRVAGWPEALEAAAAGLSAAREHGGVGVLTGGRISAEDAYAYGKFARLVLGTNDVDFRARPHSAEEAAFLAHGVAATGPGAPGAVTYEDLEHASSVLLLGLEPEEESPMIFLRLRKASRKGMAAVLSVAPFATRGLAKMGGVLIQAAPGTEAEVVEALSATTGELAEHGARLTGDSIILVGERLATVPGALSAALRLADRKGARIAWVPRRAGERGALEVGALSNLLPGGRPVDDEAARSQVGTVWGADLPAGAGRDTAAMLAAAASGELAGLVIGGVDTADLPDPALATEAVRRAFTVSLEIRASAVTQDADVVFPVAPQQEKTGMYVDWEGRVRPFERAIESLAMSDYRVLDLLAGELGEFLGTRTTEQIREEMQELGPWTGARPAAPRVRAAGVPRPLVGQAVLATWSHLLDRGRMQDGEPFLAGTAPIATARLSAATAEAVGVQEGDQLTVSTRAGAISAPVAVTDMPDHVVWLPTNSAGSAVRATLHADAGDLVSLGRRTEVQV; from the coding sequence ATGACGACACTCACCTCGCCCGCCGGCGGCGGCAACGCCGTCGACAAGGGTGGGAACGCCAGCCCTGCGCCCACGGCGCCCGACGCCGTCAGCCTGACGGTCGACGGCGTCCCCGTGAGCGTGCCCAAGGGCACCCTGGTGATCCGCGCGGCGGAGCAGGTCGGCATCCAGGTGCCGCGCTTCTGCGACCACCCGCTGCTGGACCCGGTCGGCGCCTGCCGCCAGTGCCTGGTCGACGTGTCCACCAAGGGCCCGGACGGCTCGATGCGACCGATGCCCAAGCCGCAGGCGTCCTGCACGCTCGAGGCGACCGAGGGCATGGCCGTGCAGACCCAGCACACCTCGCAGGTCGCCGACAAGGCGCAGCAGGGCGTGATGGAGCTGCTGCTCATCAACCACCCGCTGGACTGCCCGGTCTGCGACAAGGGCGGGGAGTGCCCGCTGCAGAACCAGGCGATCAGCAACGGTCGTCCGCGCAGCCGCTTCGACGACGTCAAGCGCACCTACCCCAAGCCGATCAACATCTCTTCCCAGGTGCTGCTGGACCGCGAGCGCTGCGTGCTGTGCGCCCGGTGCACCCGCTTCTCCGACCAGATCGCCGGCGACCCGTTCATCGCCCTGATCGAGCGCGGCGCGCTGCAGCAGGTCGGCATCTACGAGGAGAAGCCGTTCGAGTCCTACTTCTCCGGCAACACCGTCCAGATCTGCCCGGTCGGCGCGCTCACCGGCGCGGCGTACCGCTTCCGGTCCCGCCCGTTCGACCTGGTCTCGACGCCGAGCGTCTGCGAGCACTGCGCCAGCGGTTGCGCGACCCGCACCGACACCCGCCGCGGCCACGTGCTGCGCCGGATGGCTCTGCTCAACCCGGCCGTCAACGAGGAGTGGAACTGCGACAAGGGCCGCTGGGCGTTCACGTACGCCGACGCCGCCGACCGTCTGCAGTCGCCGCTCGTGCGTGGAGCCGACGGTGAGCTGCGGGTCGCCGGATGGCCCGAGGCCCTCGAAGCCGCTGCCGCGGGACTGTCCGCGGCACGTGAGCACGGCGGTGTCGGTGTCCTCACCGGCGGCCGCATCAGCGCCGAGGACGCCTATGCCTACGGCAAGTTCGCGCGTCTCGTGCTCGGCACCAACGACGTCGACTTCCGTGCCCGGCCGCACTCGGCCGAGGAGGCGGCGTTCCTCGCTCACGGTGTCGCCGCCACCGGACCGGGTGCGCCCGGTGCCGTGACGTACGAGGACCTGGAGCACGCGTCGTCCGTCCTCCTGCTCGGGCTGGAGCCCGAGGAGGAGTCGCCGATGATCTTCCTGCGACTGCGCAAGGCCTCCCGCAAGGGCATGGCCGCCGTGCTGTCCGTGGCGCCGTTCGCGACCCGCGGCCTGGCCAAGATGGGCGGCGTGCTGATCCAGGCCGCCCCCGGCACCGAGGCCGAGGTCGTCGAGGCGCTGAGCGCCACGACCGGTGAGCTCGCCGAGCACGGCGCACGGCTGACTGGTGACTCGATCATCCTGGTGGGTGAACGACTGGCGACCGTCCCGGGTGCCCTCTCGGCCGCACTGCGGCTCGCCGACCGCAAGGGTGCCCGCATCGCGTGGGTGCCCCGTCGCGCCGGTGAGCGCGGCGCGCTCGAGGTCGGCGCACTGTCCAACCTGCTCCCCGGCGGCCGCCCGGTCGACGACGAGGCCGCCCGGTCCCAGGTCGGCACGGTGTGGGGCGCCGACCTCCCGGCCGGTGCCGGCCGCGACACGGCCGCCATGCTCGCCGCGGCAGCATCCGGTGAGCTGGCCGGTCTGGTCATCGGCGGTGTCGACACCGCCGACCTGCCCGACCCGGCCCTCGCGACCGAAGCGGTCCGCCGGGCCTTCACGGTGAGCCTGGAGATCCGCGCCAGCGCGGTGACGCAGGACGCCGACGTGGTCTTCCCGGTCGCTCCGCAGCAGGAGAAGACCGGCATGTACGTCGACTGGGAAGGTCGCGTGCGGCCTTTCGAGCGCGCTATCGAGAGCCTGGCCATGAGCGACTACCGCGTGCTCGACCTGCTCGCCGGCGAGCTGGGGGAGTTCCTCGGCACCCGCACCACCGAGCAGATCCGCGAGGAGATGCAGGAGCTCGGTCCGTGGACCGGCGCCCGCCCCGCAGCCCCGCGCGTCCGCGCCGCCGGCGTGCCGCGACCGCTCGTCGGACAGGCCGTGCTCGCGACCTGGTCGCACCTGCTGGACCGCGGCCGGATGCAGGACGGTGAGCCGTTCCTGGCCGGCACCGCGCCCATCGCGACGGCGCGCCTGTCCGCGGCCACCGCGGAGGCGGTCGGCGTACAGGAGGGTGACCAGCTCACGGTGAGCACCCGCGCGGGCGCGATCAGCGCCCCCGTCGCCGTGACCGACATGCCCGACCACGTCGTCTGGCTGCCCACCAACTCGGCCGGCAGCGCCGTGCGTGCGACGCTGCACGCCGACGCGGGCGACCTGGTCTCCCTCGGACGCCGCACGGAGGTGCAGGTATGA
- a CDS encoding NADH-quinone oxidoreductase subunit M gives MTSSFPWLTVLGLIPLVTAVVVFALPTGVAGRAARPVALVGSLAALVVGIAMWTQFKTGTTDHQFQFVETHEWIRQFGVSYQVGIDGLALALILMSLVLVPVSLLAAWRDVPADGTRRMQNYFALMLVLETFMVGVFSATDVFLFYVFFEAMLIPVYFLIGSYGGARRQYAAVKFLLFSLLGGFVMLIAVIALYNYGPGGHQGFLLSNLTGLHLGTWPGRWLFLGFFFAFAVKAPMWPVHTWLPDAASESRPATAVLLVGVLDKVGTFGMIRFCLQLFPDASKWATPVIIVLALISIIYGALVAIGQTDIMRLIAYTSISHFGFIVLGIFAMTSTSEAGSDLYMVNHGFTTAALFLFGGFLVVRGKSRDIRDYGGWQRVTPVLAGVMLIAGLSALSLPGMNSFISEFLVMAGTFQRYKVAGGVAAVGVILAALYVLLLYKNVFTGPAPLAHEAGDGEPGEHGGGDGRAGELVPAGGGSVATQAGQADGPHASVHGEHSEHGEYAASDEGDQHGAHAAGHAPTGHAAARGRVLVVPDLDLRERVVAGVLVAIIVALGFYPKPVLDVLRPATNATMNLVQMHDPAPSVPTSQVNSK, from the coding sequence ATGACTTCGAGCTTTCCCTGGCTGACGGTGCTCGGCCTCATCCCTCTGGTGACCGCGGTCGTCGTCTTCGCGCTGCCCACCGGCGTCGCGGGCCGCGCGGCTCGTCCGGTCGCCCTGGTCGGTTCGCTGGCCGCGCTCGTGGTCGGCATCGCGATGTGGACGCAGTTCAAGACCGGCACCACCGACCACCAGTTCCAGTTCGTCGAGACGCACGAGTGGATCCGTCAGTTCGGCGTCTCCTACCAGGTCGGCATCGACGGGCTCGCGCTCGCGCTGATCCTGATGAGCCTGGTGCTCGTGCCCGTCTCGCTGCTCGCGGCGTGGCGCGACGTGCCCGCCGACGGCACCCGCCGGATGCAGAACTACTTCGCGCTGATGCTGGTGCTGGAGACGTTCATGGTCGGGGTCTTCTCCGCCACCGACGTCTTCCTCTTCTACGTCTTCTTCGAGGCGATGCTGATCCCGGTCTACTTCCTGATCGGGTCCTACGGCGGCGCCCGCCGGCAGTACGCCGCGGTGAAGTTCCTGCTCTTCAGCCTGCTCGGCGGCTTCGTGATGCTGATCGCCGTCATCGCGCTCTACAACTACGGTCCGGGCGGGCACCAGGGTTTCCTGCTGTCCAACCTCACCGGGCTGCACCTCGGCACCTGGCCGGGTCGCTGGCTCTTCCTCGGCTTCTTCTTCGCGTTCGCGGTGAAGGCGCCGATGTGGCCGGTGCACACCTGGCTGCCCGACGCCGCGTCCGAGAGCCGCCCCGCGACCGCCGTACTCCTCGTCGGCGTGCTCGACAAGGTCGGCACCTTCGGGATGATCCGGTTCTGCCTGCAGCTGTTCCCCGACGCCAGCAAGTGGGCCACGCCGGTGATCATCGTGCTGGCGCTGATCTCGATCATCTACGGCGCGCTGGTCGCGATCGGACAGACCGACATCATGCGGTTGATCGCCTACACCTCGATCAGCCACTTCGGCTTCATCGTCCTCGGCATCTTCGCGATGACGAGCACGTCCGAGGCCGGGTCGGACCTCTACATGGTCAACCACGGCTTCACCACCGCGGCGCTCTTCCTCTTCGGCGGCTTCCTCGTCGTGCGCGGCAAGAGCCGCGACATCCGCGACTACGGCGGCTGGCAGCGGGTCACGCCCGTGCTCGCCGGTGTGATGCTGATCGCCGGACTGTCCGCGCTGTCCCTGCCCGGGATGAACTCGTTCATCTCCGAGTTCCTGGTCATGGCCGGCACCTTCCAGCGCTACAAGGTCGCGGGCGGCGTCGCAGCCGTCGGCGTCATCCTGGCCGCGCTCTACGTGCTGCTGCTCTACAAGAACGTCTTCACGGGTCCGGCGCCGCTGGCGCACGAGGCCGGCGATGGCGAGCCCGGAGAACACGGTGGAGGCGACGGTCGTGCAGGCGAACTCGTACCCGCCGGTGGCGGCAGCGTCGCGACCCAGGCCGGTCAGGCCGACGGCCCGCACGCCTCGGTGCACGGCGAGCACAGTGAGCACGGCGAGTACGCCGCGTCCGACGAGGGCGACCAGCACGGTGCCCACGCCGCCGGCCACGCGCCGACGGGTCACGCAGCTGCGCGCGGGCGGGTGCTCGTCGTACCCGACCTCGACCTGCGGGAGCGGGTCGTCGCGGGTGTCCTCGTGGCGATCATCGTCGCGCTGGGCTTCTACCCCAAGCCGGTGCTCGACGTGCTGCGTCCCGCCACGAACGCCACGATGAATCTGGTCCAGATGCACGACCCGGCGCCCAGCGTCCCGACTAGTCAGGTGAACTCGAAGTGA
- a CDS encoding NADH-quinone oxidoreductase subunit J, with amino-acid sequence MMHLGGAESTLFFFGAPLSVVGALALLFARKAVHAAMGMALCMIMLGVFYIAEQAEFLGIIQIFVYSGAVMMLFLFVVMLVGVDSSDSLVETIRGQKAAGLLLSLALIALLVSGVSRATFASGKGLDAANAAQGGNVGGIAQLIFGRYVWAFEVTSALLITAAIGAMLLAHRERLTPKASQADWSRRRIREGVNVAGLPAPGVYAQHNAVDTPALLPDGSPSDLSINRVLKARGQVLGAGKQVAVSNEIETEAGDMSEANRGESK; translated from the coding sequence ATGATGCACCTGGGCGGGGCTGAGTCCACGCTGTTCTTCTTCGGCGCACCGCTGTCCGTGGTCGGCGCCCTCGCACTGCTCTTCGCGCGCAAGGCCGTGCACGCGGCCATGGGCATGGCGCTGTGCATGATCATGCTCGGCGTCTTCTACATCGCCGAGCAGGCGGAGTTCCTGGGGATCATCCAGATCTTCGTCTACTCCGGCGCGGTGATGATGCTCTTCCTCTTCGTCGTCATGCTCGTCGGCGTCGACTCCTCCGACTCCCTCGTGGAGACCATCCGAGGACAGAAGGCCGCCGGGTTGCTGCTGTCCCTCGCGCTCATCGCGCTGCTGGTCTCCGGTGTCAGCAGGGCGACGTTCGCCAGTGGCAAGGGCCTGGACGCCGCGAACGCCGCGCAGGGCGGCAACGTCGGCGGCATCGCCCAGCTGATCTTCGGCCGGTACGTGTGGGCCTTCGAGGTCACCTCCGCGCTGCTCATCACCGCGGCGATCGGCGCGATGCTGCTCGCTCACCGCGAGCGGCTCACCCCGAAGGCCAGCCAGGCCGACTGGTCGCGCCGACGGATCCGCGAGGGTGTCAACGTGGCCGGTCTGCCCGCGCCCGGTGTCTACGCGCAGCACAACGCCGTGGACACCCCGGCGCTGCTGCCCGACGGCAGCCCCAGCGACCTGTCGATCAACCGGGTGCTCAAGGCCCGCGGCCAGGTCCTCGGTGCCGGCAAGCAGGTCGCGGTCAGCAACGAGATCGAGACCGAGGCCGGCGACATGTCCGAGGCCAACCGAGGGGAGTCGAAATGA